One part of the Bradyrhizobium sp. CB1650 genome encodes these proteins:
- a CDS encoding cupin-like domain-containing protein: MVVDMKEASTQASRDRSSSAQGDSGSSSIAILVQLTESDFATKYRDAMRPFLLRGGCATWTACRRWSPQYFDQVAGSLTVPVKTLNNGDIKVSSWRLTEYVRFIIEQPAREDEVPSNAGPIPYCHDIPLLGLVETMAADCQPFPAKLLSPWYRQHWWRYSQFFMGPAGTITPLHFDSLLSHNLFFQIYGTKTFTIIPPTQADLCGRRGWRWFDVDPEQPDYVRFPQYRDATPAVVTVSAGDMLYMPPGTLHHVRSLSASISFNIDWHTERSVLDALAQPPNEIPTEVKYYNAITALAVVANIPEAITFPLYRPYLSYVS; the protein is encoded by the coding sequence ATGGTGGTGGACATGAAAGAAGCATCAACTCAGGCGTCACGGGATCGATCATCGTCGGCGCAAGGAGACTCGGGCTCATCATCGATTGCTATTTTGGTGCAGCTTACTGAGTCGGACTTTGCGACGAAGTATCGAGATGCAATGCGGCCATTTCTCCTACGTGGCGGTTGCGCGACTTGGACGGCGTGCCGGCGCTGGTCCCCTCAGTATTTTGACCAGGTCGCCGGATCGCTTACTGTACCAGTTAAGACGCTGAACAATGGCGACATCAAAGTCTCGTCTTGGCGCCTGACAGAATACGTGCGGTTCATAATTGAGCAGCCGGCGCGCGAGGATGAAGTCCCATCAAATGCGGGGCCAATTCCGTATTGCCATGACATTCCACTACTGGGGTTAGTGGAAACGATGGCGGCAGATTGTCAGCCCTTTCCAGCAAAGCTTCTTAGTCCCTGGTATCGTCAGCATTGGTGGCGGTATTCGCAGTTCTTCATGGGCCCAGCAGGCACGATTACGCCGCTTCACTTCGACAGCCTACTTAGTCACAACCTCTTCTTCCAGATCTACGGAACGAAGACGTTCACAATCATACCCCCGACTCAAGCCGATCTTTGTGGACGCCGCGGTTGGAGATGGTTTGATGTGGACCCGGAGCAACCGGACTATGTGCGCTTTCCGCAGTACCGGGATGCAACGCCCGCCGTAGTCACCGTAAGTGCAGGCGATATGCTCTATATGCCACCTGGTACCCTCCACCACGTCCGTAGCCTATCCGCCTCGATTTCCTTCAACATCGATTGGCACACTGAGCGGAGCGTGTTGGACGCGTTAGCGCAGCCCCCCAACGAAATCCCGACAGAAGTCAAATACTACAACGCGATCACAGCATTGGCCGTCGTCGCGAACATACCTGAAGCCATCACATTTCCATTATACCGGCCCTATTTGAGCTACGTAAGTTGA
- a CDS encoding ISAs1 family transposase — MRGAYERDGKAPPLHLVNVFAVEARMSLARQNATGRKDAAGALEVLELLSWTAVRRCTALQPGIARAVLQRGGDYALAIKANRGPIIKAVTQQFVRTGRRSSAAQIDPSSCDRHEARRATVMRVTSLETRQDFRMFVAVGCVTSRRRLRGRRAGAAVVRHYPSSKYISPERLLHVTRSHRPSRTSSIECSTFISPRTAPMPERTTLPTRAIIRNGALNAAVDEPLAPQVR, encoded by the coding sequence TTGCGAGGTGCCTACGAGCGCGATGGGAAGGCTCCGCCGCTGCATCTGGTCAACGTCTTCGCGGTGGAAGCGCGGATGTCTTTGGCTCGACAAAATGCCACCGGTCGCAAGGACGCGGCAGGCGCCCTGGAAGTGCTGGAGCTTCTCAGTTGGACGGCAGTACGCCGATGCACTGCATTGCAGCCGGGCATTGCCCGTGCAGTGTTGCAGCGAGGTGGCGACTATGCGCTGGCGATCAAGGCCAACCGTGGGCCCATTATCAAAGCGGTTACGCAGCAGTTTGTGCGAACGGGCAGACGCAGCAGTGCCGCACAGATCGATCCCTCCAGTTGTGATCGGCACGAAGCGCGGCGCGCCACGGTCATGCGCGTTACTAGCCTGGAGACGCGCCAGGATTTTCGCATGTTTGTCGCGGTGGGGTGCGTCACCTCGCGCAGGCGCCTGCGAGGCCGACGGGCCGGTGCGGCGGTCGTGCGCCACTATCCCTCATCCAAATACATCTCTCCCGAGCGGCTGCTGCACGTCACCCGCAGTCATCGGCCATCGAGAACCAGCTCCATTGAGTGCTCGACGTTCATTTCTCCGAGAACGGCACCCATGCCCGAAAGGACAACGCTCCCGACGCGGGCGATCATCCGAAATGGCGCCTTGAACGCCGCAGTTGACGAGCCTCTCGCACCTCAGGTTCGTTGA
- a CDS encoding transposase DNA-binding-containing protein has protein sequence MGESIPLVCQDWANTKTAYRFFSNDRVSEAEILGGHFQSTRDRMVATDGPVLVLHDTTEFTYQRENTDAIGITKSINSGRDKAGRLRSHTVCGILMHSSLTVTTEGLD, from the coding sequence ATGGGCGAAAGCATTCCGCTGGTGTGCCAGGACTGGGCCAACACCAAGACGGCCTATCGCTTTTTCTCCAACGACCGGGTCAGCGAGGCGGAGATCCTGGGTGGTCACTTTCAATCGACGCGTGACCGCATGGTTGCCACCGATGGTCCCGTCCTTGTGCTCCATGACACGACGGAGTTCACCTATCAAAGAGAAAACACGGACGCGATTGGGATCACCAAAAGTATAAACAGCGGGCGCGACAAGGCAGGCCGCCTGAGATCGCACACCGTCTGCGGCATCCTGATGCACTCGAGCCTGACGGTGACGACCGAAGGCTTGGATTGA
- a CDS encoding transposase has protein sequence MAKGGGAEIGPTRRGKRLKIMAIVDRHGLPLSASTYAANHHEVRLVQLCFDFYMIEAKPENLIGDRAYDSDALDDELRPQGIEMIAPHRSNRVRSLTQDGRRLRLYTRRRLVERFFAWIQWRRRLLVRWEFYPQNFLGFDQLACLLILFRQF, from the coding sequence ATGGCCAAAGGCGGCGGTGCAGAGATCGGCCCAACGAGGCGCGGAAAGCGCTTAAAAATCATGGCGATTGTGGATCGCCACGGTTTGCCGCTTTCAGCGAGCACGTATGCCGCGAACCATCACGAAGTGCGCTTGGTACAGCTCTGCTTTGATTTCTACATGATCGAGGCCAAGCCAGAGAACCTGATCGGCGACCGCGCCTACGACAGCGATGCGCTCGACGATGAACTGCGGCCACAAGGCATCGAGATGATCGCGCCACATCGTTCAAACCGAGTGAGGTCGCTCACCCAGGACGGCCGCAGGCTCCGTCTTTATACTCGGCGTCGGCTGGTCGAACGCTTCTTCGCCTGGATACAGTGGCGGCGACGCCTGCTGGTCCGCTGGGAGTTCTATCCGCAAAACTTCCTCGGCTTCGACCAGCTCGCTTGCCTGCTGATCCTGTTTCGACAATTCTGA
- a CDS encoding ornithine cyclodeaminase family protein: MSSELLYLSNADVQDLQISPREVREAVLAAFRDNAAGGSVGLPKSTITIGPGSWFSSMNSASKINGLAISKWVAAIPLEGNGERSTVNGLICVSDYKTGVPVAVLDGNSITLMRTAAMSASAALYLAPETPASIGLVGCGLQALSHIQAFVDLFPSLRRIHLLSRSMRSAERAAIEASEKQLDPIITHDPDVLLRDSEIVVSMVPSSSGLKSFLDARLLPIPCFVSAVDGGRSWRPETLGAFKVFVTDSLEQSSAPVDASDRYIESIKFQDDLVHLAFRSPQRVASNRVFFGFRGFAIADLALAELSLRKARSLGIGRILPR; encoded by the coding sequence ATGTCCTCCGAATTGCTCTATCTGTCGAATGCCGACGTCCAAGATTTGCAAATTTCGCCTCGTGAGGTGAGAGAGGCGGTGCTTGCCGCTTTTCGCGACAATGCGGCTGGCGGTAGCGTTGGTTTGCCGAAATCGACGATTACCATCGGTCCGGGTTCCTGGTTTAGCTCGATGAATTCCGCGTCTAAGATTAATGGCCTGGCAATATCGAAATGGGTGGCAGCTATTCCGCTTGAGGGGAATGGGGAAAGGTCGACAGTTAACGGCCTAATCTGTGTGAGCGATTACAAGACAGGCGTGCCTGTCGCCGTACTCGATGGGAATTCCATCACTCTGATGAGGACAGCAGCTATGTCAGCGTCCGCAGCTCTTTATCTCGCTCCTGAGACACCGGCGAGTATTGGGTTGGTCGGCTGCGGGCTGCAGGCGCTTAGCCACATTCAAGCGTTTGTCGACTTGTTTCCATCGCTCCGGAGAATTCATCTCTTGAGTCGAAGTATGCGCTCTGCAGAGAGGGCTGCAATTGAAGCATCTGAGAAGCAGCTCGATCCGATCATCACCCATGATCCTGATGTCTTATTGAGAGACAGCGAGATCGTGGTCTCTATGGTACCAAGTTCGTCGGGATTGAAATCCTTTCTGGACGCTCGGTTGTTGCCAATTCCGTGCTTTGTTTCGGCTGTCGATGGAGGCAGAAGTTGGCGGCCGGAAACACTCGGTGCTTTCAAGGTATTTGTGACAGACTCATTAGAGCAATCCTCGGCACCGGTAGATGCATCAGACCGATACATCGAGTCGATCAAATTTCAGGATGATCTTGTGCATCTTGCTTTTCGTTCGCCGCAGCGTGTCGCCTCGAACAGGGTCTTTTTTGGCTTTCGGGGTTTCGCCATCGCAGATCTAGCACTCGCAGAACTGTCGCTTCGGAAGGCCCGATCTCTTGGTATTGGAAGGATTCTGCCGCGATGA
- a CDS encoding MATE family efflux transporter, with translation MFTMMNKIRTTKSTSAPQHELTERTAGDYLANELFETAKLALPMALGQLGQIAMMATHLVFIGRIGVEAVAAAGLAGRIYLVVLNVGMGLLAAIAPFAAEAFGAGNLNSVRRSLRMGLFAAFMLSLPIIGIGLCGEKMLIFVGQSAEAARLAQHYLLGLTWGAAPALLFVPIRSCMAAMNRATPILWITLAAIPVNALLVYVLTSGKLGLPRLELFGAGLATTLVNCATFLAGLLFITMYRPLRSYCMIADLCRFDWPLMRQLITIGVPISISFLIESGVWSAAALLVGVIGTKSLAAHQVPFQIAVALLSISNGISMAATVRVAHAVGRKDRNGIKRAGLVALLLGVVIVAILTLVAAVARFEITKLLLGQPGHDEDATINLAATLVLIAASSFVTAGVCSIATGGLRGMKDTRVPLLFAGISYWAIGFSLSYLLGFKIGLNVVGVWIGLSMGTAVHAVLLVSRFYLLASKIALHTEKLAR, from the coding sequence ATGTTCACCATGATGAATAAGATACGAACAACAAAATCGACTTCGGCTCCTCAGCACGAGCTTACCGAACGAACGGCCGGCGATTATCTCGCTAACGAGCTCTTCGAGACTGCGAAACTCGCGTTACCAATGGCACTGGGCCAGCTAGGGCAGATCGCGATGATGGCGACCCACCTCGTCTTTATCGGGCGCATAGGTGTAGAGGCGGTCGCTGCGGCCGGCTTGGCCGGCAGGATCTATCTTGTTGTCCTCAATGTAGGCATGGGCCTGCTGGCGGCGATCGCACCTTTTGCAGCGGAGGCATTTGGAGCGGGTAATCTCAATTCGGTCCGGCGCTCGTTGCGCATGGGGCTCTTCGCCGCGTTTATGTTGTCACTTCCGATCATCGGGATTGGCTTGTGCGGAGAGAAAATGCTAATTTTCGTTGGGCAATCAGCCGAGGCTGCGCGACTCGCCCAACATTATCTGCTCGGCCTAACATGGGGTGCGGCGCCAGCACTGTTGTTTGTGCCCATCCGTAGTTGTATGGCCGCAATGAACCGGGCAACGCCAATCTTGTGGATTACGCTCGCTGCTATACCCGTGAACGCATTACTTGTCTATGTGCTGACATCAGGCAAGCTTGGCTTGCCCAGGCTGGAGCTGTTTGGGGCAGGTCTTGCGACCACTCTGGTGAACTGCGCGACTTTCTTGGCCGGCTTGTTATTCATCACAATGTATCGACCTTTGCGTAGCTATTGCATGATCGCCGATCTCTGCCGCTTCGATTGGCCGCTGATGCGGCAGCTGATCACGATCGGGGTCCCGATCTCGATCTCATTCTTGATCGAGTCTGGAGTGTGGTCTGCCGCGGCTCTGCTCGTCGGCGTCATAGGCACCAAGTCGCTTGCCGCCCATCAGGTGCCGTTCCAGATTGCCGTTGCTTTGTTGAGTATATCTAACGGCATTAGCATGGCGGCTACGGTGCGCGTTGCCCATGCGGTCGGTCGGAAGGACCGCAACGGCATCAAACGAGCAGGGTTGGTCGCGTTGCTTCTAGGCGTTGTGATCGTTGCGATCCTGACACTTGTTGCAGCTGTCGCCCGCTTTGAGATCACCAAATTGTTACTGGGGCAGCCGGGGCACGATGAGGACGCGACAATCAATCTAGCTGCGACGCTCGTTTTGATCGCTGCAAGCTCTTTCGTTACCGCTGGAGTGTGCAGCATTGCGACGGGCGGATTGCGCGGAATGAAAGACACGCGTGTGCCGCTTCTGTTCGCCGGGATCTCCTATTGGGCGATCGGTTTTTCCCTTAGCTACCTGCTTGGATTTAAGATCGGCCTTAACGTCGTTGGAGTCTGGATCGGTCTATCAATGGGAACGGCAGTCCACGCGGTGCTGCTAGTATCCCGATTCTACCTGTTAGCAAGCAAGATTGCTCTTCATACAGAAAAGTTGGCTCGATAA
- a CDS encoding transposase: MAKGGGAEIGPTRRGKRLKIMAIVDRHGLPLSASTYAANHHEVRLVQLCFDFYMIEAKPENLIGDRAYDSDALDDELRPQGIEMIAPHRSNRVRSLTQDGRRLRLYTRRRLVERFFAWIQWRRRLLVRWEFYPQNFLGFDQLACLLILFRQI, from the coding sequence ATGGCCAAAGGCGGCGGTGCAGAGATCGGCCCAACGAGGCGCGGAAAGCGCTTAAAAATCATGGCGATTGTGGATCGCCACGGTTTGCCGCTTTCAGCGAGCACGTATGCCGCGAACCATCACGAAGTGCGCTTGGTACAGCTCTGCTTTGATTTCTACATGATCGAGGCCAAGCCAGAGAACCTGATCGGCGACCGCGCCTACGACAGCGATGCGCTCGACGATGAACTGCGGCCACAAGGCATCGAGATGATCGCGCCACATCGTTCAAACCGAGTGAGGTCGCTCACCCAGGACGGCCGCAGGCTCCGTCTTTATACTCGGCGTCGGCTGGTCGAACGCTTCTTCGCCTGGATACAGTGGCGGCGACGCCTGCTGGTCCGCTGGGAGTTCTATCCGCAAAACTTCCTCGGCTTCGACCAGCTCGCTTGCCTGCTGATCCTGTTTCGACAAATTTGA
- a CDS encoding NtaA/DmoA family FMN-dependent monooxygenase (This protein belongs to a clade of FMN-dependent monooxygenases, within a broader family of flavin-dependent oxidoreductases, the luciferase-like monooxygenase (LMM) family, some of whose members use coenzyme F420 rather than FMN.), whose product MGLTLNSLQPRTPALVAYLPAAERQGNEMLRQMKLVAFLITGPASCHHAMWRHPEAENRFLDPAFWESIARTLEVARFDGIVFADIPCFHTEAAMAWGGQISLLDPIPLAAIMARATSHIGIGVTISTGLHEPHAIARLLSSLDVLSGGRLAWNIMASQSDWAESLDDDTFPSRHERYDRAEEVLKICLAMWKGWSDGALVVDKESGCFIDSTKIRQTEIAGKFVGARGTFTVPPSPQGSPVIMYAGSSTPRGRKFAATYAEIVFTVQHSLANMQKFYADMKDRVTKAGRNPEDCAVLASVAPIVGETESIAREKRAYINALIEPRLAIPLVSAYTGLDFSQYPIDMQVGDILSEAAPHAHFEGVIQTAIVNNLTLGEVVKRVAVGEACLQVVGTPERVADQLQQLFEQECCDGFVVMPTQMPGSFEAFTRSVVPILQKRGLFRKEYHGSTLRETMTT is encoded by the coding sequence GTGGGGCTGACGCTCAACTCGCTGCAACCTCGAACACCCGCGCTAGTGGCATATCTCCCAGCAGCTGAACGTCAGGGCAATGAAATGTTGCGTCAAATGAAACTCGTAGCGTTCCTCATTACGGGGCCTGCCTCGTGTCACCACGCCATGTGGCGTCACCCAGAAGCGGAGAACAGGTTTCTTGACCCAGCATTCTGGGAAAGCATTGCGCGAACGCTCGAGGTCGCTAGATTTGATGGAATTGTTTTTGCCGATATCCCGTGCTTCCACACTGAAGCGGCGATGGCATGGGGCGGACAGATCTCGCTGCTTGATCCTATTCCGCTTGCAGCCATCATGGCGCGCGCGACTTCGCATATTGGAATCGGCGTGACGATATCGACCGGTTTGCATGAGCCTCATGCGATAGCCCGTCTACTATCATCGCTCGATGTTCTGAGCGGCGGCCGGCTAGCCTGGAACATCATGGCCTCGCAGAGCGATTGGGCTGAGAGTTTAGACGATGATACATTCCCGTCGCGCCATGAGCGATACGATCGTGCCGAGGAGGTCCTAAAAATCTGTCTCGCGATGTGGAAGGGGTGGTCCGACGGAGCACTCGTAGTCGATAAGGAAAGCGGCTGCTTCATTGACAGTACGAAGATACGCCAAACCGAAATCGCCGGGAAATTTGTCGGGGCAAGAGGCACGTTCACCGTTCCTCCGAGTCCTCAGGGGAGCCCGGTCATCATGTACGCTGGCTCATCTACACCTCGCGGACGCAAGTTCGCCGCTACTTACGCGGAAATTGTCTTTACGGTCCAGCATTCGTTGGCGAACATGCAGAAATTCTATGCCGATATGAAGGATCGTGTCACGAAAGCGGGACGGAATCCGGAGGACTGCGCAGTTCTTGCATCGGTAGCCCCCATCGTGGGCGAAACTGAATCAATTGCCCGCGAAAAGCGGGCCTACATCAATGCACTGATTGAACCTCGTCTCGCTATCCCTCTCGTCTCAGCCTACACCGGGTTAGATTTTTCGCAGTATCCAATAGATATGCAGGTTGGCGACATCCTGTCGGAAGCCGCGCCTCATGCCCACTTCGAAGGCGTCATTCAAACGGCCATCGTCAACAATTTAACTCTCGGCGAAGTGGTCAAGCGCGTCGCAGTCGGCGAGGCTTGTCTTCAAGTCGTGGGCACGCCGGAGAGAGTTGCTGATCAGCTTCAGCAACTCTTCGAACAAGAGTGCTGCGATGGCTTCGTTGTGATGCCCACCCAAATGCCCGGCTCATTCGAGGCTTTCACGCGATCGGTCGTTCCGATCCTCCAGAAACGCGGCCTTTTCCGAAAAGAGTATCATGGTTCAACTTTGAGGGAGACGATGACGACCTAG
- a CDS encoding RimK family alpha-L-glutamate ligase, with protein MRLLILTRHLNCLGENDAPISNAFRRLGWEVILGDVNTIAADDYRYFARGVRVPEDGQPYYPGSAALGDRDAYFLDECQLIWVMTPPHPLVARDVWQMLWLASQNVRFVNSVEGLAFLDTKHAAGYVVPKENRPTSYISNDFSLMWERYQQIQDQCLVAKPPNAFGGQNVFLLSPNGSNVRTILQCLTGNTVALDEFGAVAQHGKHELGHGVRGFKAEYAILQQHIPEVAQGEKRIIVTCGKAVAWHGRQSSPDDHRSNLTQGGRLVPVDLHSREVELAELVGQKLMAHGITFAGIDMAYPYVLEFNIANTGGLYDTQLASGIDRSDQVAELLIAYFNR; from the coding sequence GTGAGATTGCTTATTCTGACAAGGCACCTCAATTGCTTGGGTGAAAATGATGCACCTATCAGTAATGCTTTCCGTCGTCTCGGCTGGGAGGTAATTCTCGGTGACGTGAATACTATTGCGGCGGACGACTATCGTTATTTCGCACGAGGTGTGCGGGTGCCGGAAGACGGCCAACCCTACTATCCAGGCTCTGCGGCACTGGGAGATCGAGATGCATACTTCCTAGATGAGTGCCAGCTGATCTGGGTCATGACTCCACCTCATCCGCTCGTGGCGCGCGATGTTTGGCAAATGTTGTGGCTAGCTTCTCAAAACGTTCGCTTCGTTAACAGCGTCGAGGGGCTGGCCTTTCTAGACACGAAACACGCGGCTGGTTATGTCGTACCGAAAGAGAATAGGCCGACCTCATATATCTCGAACGATTTCTCGTTAATGTGGGAACGTTATCAGCAGATCCAAGATCAATGCTTGGTCGCCAAACCGCCCAACGCCTTCGGCGGGCAGAACGTCTTTTTGCTCTCTCCAAATGGATCAAATGTTCGAACAATTCTCCAATGCCTCACCGGAAACACCGTCGCACTAGACGAATTTGGTGCCGTCGCGCAACACGGGAAACACGAGCTCGGGCATGGCGTACGTGGCTTTAAAGCTGAGTACGCCATTCTTCAGCAACATATCCCGGAGGTGGCCCAAGGGGAAAAACGCATCATTGTGACATGCGGAAAGGCGGTTGCCTGGCACGGCCGGCAAAGTTCTCCAGACGATCATCGGTCGAATCTTACGCAAGGAGGAAGGTTGGTTCCCGTCGATCTACATTCCCGCGAAGTTGAGCTTGCCGAGTTGGTTGGTCAAAAACTGATGGCACATGGAATCACTTTCGCCGGCATAGATATGGCTTATCCATATGTACTCGAATTCAATATAGCGAATACCGGCGGGCTATATGACACACAACTTGCTTCTGGGATCGATCGTTCAGATCAGGTTGCCGAGTTACTCATTGCCTACTTCAATAGGTAA
- the ectB gene encoding diaminobutyrate--2-oxoglutarate transaminase, with the protein MNTDTFAAHESNVRRYARSFPTVFTKARGAIIWDEMGKPYIDFFVGSGALNYGHNNPDIVQPAIEYLTGGNILLSLDMNTAAKRDFIEVFVESILKTRGLSYKIQFPGPTGTNANEAALALARKYTGRSSVMAFTNAFHGMSLGSLAVSGSASTRNLGGVSRQDVIRVPYEGYPNRAFDSASYIDHVLGDPGSGVEKPAAIILETIQAEGGMNTASPAWLAAIQRICRKHGVLLIVDDIQAGAGRTGDFFSFETAKIEPDIICLSKSLSGSGNPLSVVLIRPDIDIWTPGEHSGTFRGNNLAFVTAVAMCKMWSNKQFTAGVERTAIKLQAHLDHLLEKFPDVIEQKRGRGLMAGLKCRSQEVVGRVHDLAFQKGLLIESSGPNRDVIKVLPPITITDTELDDAIAILDHAIQEQSQ; encoded by the coding sequence ATGAATACCGACACTTTCGCAGCTCATGAATCAAACGTTCGCCGGTATGCGCGATCATTCCCCACAGTCTTTACGAAGGCTCGTGGGGCGATAATCTGGGACGAGATGGGTAAACCTTATATTGATTTCTTTGTAGGGTCCGGAGCACTTAACTACGGGCATAATAATCCCGATATAGTCCAACCGGCGATTGAATATCTCACTGGCGGAAACATTCTTTTGTCGCTTGACATGAATACAGCCGCGAAACGGGACTTCATTGAAGTGTTTGTCGAATCGATTCTGAAGACGAGGGGCCTCTCTTACAAGATTCAATTTCCTGGCCCTACCGGCACCAACGCCAATGAAGCGGCGCTTGCCCTCGCCCGAAAATATACTGGCCGTTCAAGCGTTATGGCCTTCACGAATGCCTTCCACGGTATGTCTCTCGGCTCGTTAGCGGTGTCGGGCTCGGCGTCCACCAGAAACCTAGGCGGCGTTTCTCGCCAGGATGTGATCCGAGTCCCCTACGAGGGCTACCCGAATCGCGCATTCGATTCCGCAAGTTACATCGACCATGTATTGGGTGATCCGGGGAGCGGCGTGGAAAAACCCGCTGCAATTATTTTGGAGACGATCCAGGCGGAAGGTGGCATGAACACCGCATCGCCAGCTTGGCTCGCGGCAATTCAGCGCATTTGCCGTAAGCATGGTGTTCTTTTGATCGTTGACGACATTCAGGCGGGGGCGGGACGAACGGGCGACTTCTTCTCGTTCGAGACCGCAAAAATCGAACCAGATATCATCTGTCTTTCCAAATCGCTGAGCGGTTCAGGTAATCCGTTATCCGTTGTTCTGATTCGCCCCGACATAGACATATGGACCCCTGGGGAACATAGCGGGACCTTCAGAGGTAACAATCTCGCCTTTGTGACCGCGGTAGCCATGTGCAAAATGTGGTCCAACAAGCAGTTTACTGCAGGCGTAGAGCGGACGGCAATCAAGTTGCAAGCACACCTTGATCACCTCCTGGAGAAATTTCCTGACGTCATCGAGCAAAAGCGTGGCCGCGGTCTGATGGCCGGCCTCAAGTGCCGCTCACAGGAGGTTGTCGGTCGTGTGCACGATCTTGCTTTCCAGAAGGGCTTGCTCATCGAATCTTCGGGGCCAAATCGCGACGTCATCAAAGTCCTACCGCCGATCACCATAACGGATACCGAATTAGATGATGCCATCGCCATTCTCGATCACGCAATACAGGAGCAAAGCCAATGA
- a CDS encoding TauD/TfdA family dioxygenase, whose amino-acid sequence MSGSWKSGDVVIWDNRSTQHAPRTDSRLKKRIVRTVIHELVADIDDAASEIVLIVHWVSEIRLPKRRRWQRNSTSAKIIEAVHQLVLIASDDLIADLLNRNSLNTSNSNRWTRERVTSSARTVASRCSSPAKDGIEPWLNLSNAAKLLKIAPGSSPNPTKSQPSIRYRTACGCLLVPP is encoded by the coding sequence GTGAGCGGGAGCTGGAAATCGGGCGACGTTGTAATCTGGGACAACCGGTCGACCCAGCATGCGCCGAGAACGGATTCGCGGCTCAAGAAGCGGATTGTGCGCACCGTCATCCATGAGCTCGTGGCCGATATCGACGATGCGGCTTCCGAGATCGTCCTCATCGTCCACTGGGTCAGCGAGATACGCCTGCCCAAGCGCCGGCGCTGGCAGCGCAACAGCACCTCCGCCAAAATCATCGAAGCTGTACACCAACTGGTGCTGATCGCGAGTGACGATCTGATCGCCGACCTGCTCAACCGCAACAGCCTCAATACCAGTAACAGCAATCGCTGGACGCGCGAGCGTGTCACCTCGAGCGCTCGAACTGTCGCATCCCGGTGTTCGAGCCCGGCAAAGGACGGAATCGAGCCCTGGCTAAACCTCAGCAACGCGGCAAAGCTCCTCAAGATTGCGCCCGGCTCGTCTCCGAATCCGACGAAATCGCAGCCATCCATCCGCTATCGGACGGCCTGTGGATGTTTGCTCGTGCCTCCCTGA